The following are from one region of the Pseudodesulfovibrio piezophilus C1TLV30 genome:
- the serB gene encoding phosphoserine phosphatase SerB has translation MEKIILVHVTGGDRPGLTAELAQVLAEFEIDVLDIGQVVIHNFLTLGILIRLPSDSQPVLKDLLFRAHEMGVTMKLHPLAESEYATWVEAADKQRHIITLLARSISSKQIAAITNVVSEAGLNIDTIHRLSGRVPLDCSDYECSRACVEFTVRGTPPDIAAIRSRFLDISAELMADIAFQEDNVFRRNRRLVAFDMDSTLIQAEVIDELAKEAGVGEQVAAITEAAMRGELDFKQSLRKRLSLLNGLDESVLQVVADRLPLTEGAEKLISTLKNLGYTIAILSGGFTYFGNILKEKLGLDYVYANELEIKDGKLTGKAVGDIVDADKKAELLQQIAAEECISLQQVIAVGDGANDLPMLNLAGLGIAFHAKPKVKKGARQSISTLGLDSILYLIGLSDRDLD, from the coding sequence ATGGAAAAGATCATATTGGTGCATGTGACCGGCGGTGACCGGCCCGGCCTGACTGCCGAATTAGCTCAGGTTCTGGCGGAATTCGAAATCGATGTTCTTGATATCGGTCAGGTGGTCATTCACAATTTTCTCACCCTCGGCATCCTTATCCGACTCCCGTCGGATTCCCAGCCAGTTCTCAAGGATCTGCTTTTCAGGGCGCATGAAATGGGCGTGACCATGAAATTGCACCCCCTGGCGGAAAGCGAGTATGCCACTTGGGTTGAAGCTGCGGACAAACAACGGCATATCATTACGCTGCTGGCCCGGTCCATCTCATCCAAACAGATTGCGGCCATCACCAATGTGGTCAGCGAGGCCGGACTCAATATCGATACCATCCACCGCTTATCCGGTCGTGTGCCACTTGATTGCAGCGATTATGAATGCTCTCGGGCCTGCGTGGAATTCACGGTCCGTGGTACGCCACCAGATATTGCCGCCATTCGATCAAGGTTCCTCGATATTTCAGCTGAATTAATGGCCGACATCGCTTTTCAGGAAGACAATGTCTTCCGTCGCAACCGCCGTCTCGTAGCTTTTGATATGGACTCGACCCTGATTCAGGCTGAAGTGATTGATGAATTGGCAAAGGAAGCAGGCGTGGGCGAGCAAGTTGCCGCCATTACGGAAGCGGCAATGCGCGGGGAACTGGACTTCAAGCAAAGCCTCAGAAAGCGGCTTTCCCTGCTCAATGGGTTGGATGAATCCGTCCTTCAGGTGGTGGCTGATCGTCTGCCCCTGACAGAGGGAGCGGAAAAACTTATTTCGACCCTCAAAAACCTTGGCTACACCATCGCCATCCTTTCCGGCGGATTCACGTATTTCGGTAATATTCTCAAGGAGAAGCTCGGTCTTGATTATGTCTATGCCAATGAGTTGGAAATCAAAGACGGCAAACTGACGGGCAAGGCTGTCGGAGATATTGTGGATGCGGACAAGAAAGCAGAGTTGCTGCAACAGATTGCCGCCGAGGAATGTATTTCCCTGCAACAGGTCATAGCCGTGGGTGATGGAGCCAATGATCTGCCGATGCTCAACCTTGCCGGTCTTGGGATTGCTTTTCATGCCAAACCAAAGGTCAAGAAAGGCGCTCGGCAGTCTATTTCCACTCTTGGTTTGGATTCGATTCTGTATCTGATAGGGCTGAGTGATCGCGACCTGGACTAA
- a CDS encoding D-lyxose/D-mannose family sugar isomerase yields the protein MKRSEINALIRDAKAFYESFQFKLPRWAFWSPQDWKGKGETEVVHNQLGWDLTDYGAGEFEKKGLILFTIRNGNLASGHPKTYAEKIMIVRESQICPMHFHWSKTEDIINRGGGNLVIELYGSTPDEELSTEPMTVMIDGMPRTVAPGGTVTLEPGESIFLEQGMYHRFYGEAGKGKVLVGEVSSVNDDNADNRFHEPQARFPRIEEDEQPLHLLCTDYPDYI from the coding sequence ATGAAACGAAGCGAAATCAATGCACTCATCCGCGATGCCAAGGCGTTCTACGAATCATTTCAATTCAAGCTTCCCCGCTGGGCTTTCTGGTCGCCCCAAGACTGGAAAGGCAAAGGTGAAACCGAAGTTGTCCACAATCAACTGGGATGGGATCTGACCGACTACGGTGCAGGAGAATTCGAGAAAAAAGGTTTGATTCTCTTTACCATCCGCAATGGGAACCTCGCCTCGGGTCATCCGAAAACATATGCCGAAAAAATCATGATCGTCCGCGAGAGCCAGATATGCCCCATGCATTTCCACTGGTCCAAGACCGAAGATATCATCAATCGCGGTGGTGGGAATCTCGTCATAGAATTATACGGCTCCACACCCGATGAAGAACTCAGCACGGAACCGATGACTGTCATGATCGACGGTATGCCACGGACAGTGGCCCCCGGCGGGACCGTGACCCTCGAACCCGGCGAATCCATCTTTCTCGAACAAGGCATGTACCATCGATTTTATGGAGAAGCCGGCAAGGGGAAAGTACTTGTGGGAGAGGTCTCCTCAGTCAATGATGACAACGCCGACAACCGTTTTCACGAACCCCAGGCACGCTTTCCCCGTATTGAGGAAGACGAACAACCCCTGCATCTGTTGTGTACAGATTACCCTGACTATATTTAA